From a region of the Halorubrum sp. BV1 genome:
- a CDS encoding Gfo/Idh/MocA family protein, with translation MRFGIVSTANIGVESVIPAIAASEHEVAAIASRDGAAASALADQFGVEAAYDGYESMFDEAELDAVYIPLPNGLHAEWTRAAADAGLHVLCEKPLTGSAEETEAVFDYCEERGVTLMEGFMYRFHPLTERAVEVVEDELGDIRAVTSAFTFRMPDGAEDIRLDPDLDGGSVYDVGTYAIGAARMFLGEPDRVYARTHDGRDCGVDTEMAGVLEYDSGASARVQSGFETPLTQYYRVETTDGWLTAEPTFDVDVEGETSLTYSVDGREVTETFDPADHYRLEVEHFADCVERGETPRLDREESVNHARVLDAVFQSAADREPVSLDD, from the coding sequence ATGCGATTTGGAATTGTAAGCACTGCGAACATCGGTGTCGAATCGGTCATCCCCGCGATTGCCGCGAGCGAACACGAGGTGGCGGCCATCGCGTCACGCGACGGCGCGGCCGCGTCCGCGCTGGCCGACCAGTTCGGCGTCGAAGCGGCGTATGACGGGTACGAATCGATGTTCGACGAGGCCGAACTCGACGCCGTGTACATCCCGCTCCCGAACGGCCTCCACGCGGAGTGGACCCGCGCAGCCGCCGACGCGGGGCTACACGTCCTCTGTGAGAAGCCGCTGACGGGGAGCGCCGAAGAGACAGAGGCGGTCTTCGACTACTGCGAGGAGCGCGGCGTCACACTCATGGAAGGGTTCATGTACCGCTTCCACCCGCTCACGGAGCGCGCGGTCGAAGTCGTCGAAGACGAGTTGGGCGACATCCGTGCGGTCACGTCGGCGTTCACTTTCCGAATGCCCGACGGTGCCGAGGACATCCGCCTCGATCCCGATCTCGATGGCGGGTCGGTGTACGACGTGGGAACGTATGCCATCGGTGCCGCGCGCATGTTCCTCGGCGAACCCGACCGCGTCTACGCCCGCACCCACGACGGTCGTGACTGCGGCGTCGACACCGAGATGGCAGGCGTTCTCGAATACGACTCCGGTGCCAGCGCTCGCGTCCAATCGGGCTTCGAGACACCGCTCACCCAGTACTACCGGGTCGAGACGACCGACGGCTGGCTGACGGCCGAGCCGACCTTCGACGTCGACGTCGAAGGCGAGACCTCCTTGACCTACAGCGTCGACGGCCGGGAAGTCACGGAGACGTTCGACCCCGCCGATCACTACCGACTGGAGGTCGAACACTTCGCGGACTGCGTCGAGCGCGGCGAGACGCCGCGACTCGACCGCGAGGAGAGCGTGAACCACGCTCGGGTCCTCGACGCCGTCTTCCAGAGCGCCGCGGACCGCGAACCCGTGTCGCTCGACGACTGA
- a CDS encoding NAD(P)-dependent oxidoreductase, translating to MSTTVLLCGDPQQPSEYMYEALGHLEDRGVEFERMDWLGDASPTAFRDETMSMEAEGPGSFDDGDIAARIDGVDVLVVHKAPVSRDLVDSADSLELVAAARGGTENVDVAACRDRGVTVLHAPGRNRDAVADYAVAMLLSFVRAIPFNHAALSDGEWDQVFDPDRLPPDIKTTNIGVVGFGNIGRGVARRLSGFDPTVLAHDPYVDDEAIADAGAEPVGLDELLERADAVTLHVRLSEATAGLLGAAEFERMRSTAFLVNTARGGLVDEAALLDALDADELAGAALDVFREEPLPDGHPLFDCDNVVLTPHVAGSTRDAVLGGPRIVSADLARWLDGDDLVNTVD from the coding sequence ATGAGCACGACTGTGCTACTGTGTGGCGATCCCCAGCAACCGAGCGAGTACATGTACGAGGCGCTCGGCCACCTCGAGGACCGGGGCGTCGAGTTCGAGCGAATGGACTGGCTCGGCGACGCCTCTCCGACGGCCTTCCGCGACGAGACGATGAGCATGGAAGCCGAGGGGCCGGGGTCGTTCGACGACGGCGACATCGCCGCGCGGATCGACGGCGTCGACGTACTCGTGGTGCATAAGGCACCGGTCTCGCGCGATCTCGTCGACTCCGCGGACTCCCTCGAACTCGTCGCCGCTGCCCGCGGCGGCACCGAGAACGTCGACGTCGCGGCCTGCCGCGACCGCGGGGTCACGGTCCTCCACGCGCCGGGGCGAAACCGCGACGCGGTGGCGGACTACGCCGTCGCGATGCTCCTCTCGTTCGTTCGAGCGATCCCGTTCAACCACGCCGCGCTCTCCGACGGCGAGTGGGATCAGGTGTTCGACCCCGACCGGCTCCCGCCGGACATCAAGACGACGAATATCGGCGTCGTCGGCTTCGGGAACATCGGCCGGGGCGTCGCCCGCCGACTCTCGGGATTCGATCCGACGGTGCTTGCTCACGACCCATACGTCGACGACGAAGCGATCGCCGACGCCGGAGCGGAGCCCGTCGGGTTAGACGAGCTTCTCGAACGGGCCGACGCCGTGACGCTACACGTTCGCCTCTCCGAGGCGACGGCGGGGTTGCTCGGAGCCGCGGAGTTCGAGCGGATGCGGTCCACGGCGTTCCTCGTCAACACTGCGCGCGGGGGGCTCGTCGACGAAGCCGCACTGCTCGACGCGCTCGACGCCGACGAGCTGGCCGGTGCCGCACTCGACGTCTTTCGCGAAGAACCGCTCCCCGACGGCCACCCCCTGTTCGACTGCGACAACGTCGTGCTGACGCCGCACGTCGCCGGGTCAACCCGCGACGCCGTCCTCGGCGGTCCGCGTATCGTCTCCGCGGACTTGGCCCGGTGGCTCGACGGCGACGACCTCGTCAACACGGTCGACTGA
- a CDS encoding FGGY-family carbohydrate kinase, with protein sequence MSGPHLLGIDAGLTNVKAVVFDRTGAAVASAMTETPGHSPEPGRNEQDHDDLWATTVDVIGDVLSADAVDAGTIRGVGIAGHGHGLYALDDAGDPVCGVQSTDDRGIGVLDEWESDGRLDAAAELLGWRPFGADPYSLLGWFDRERPALAERIDTVLFCKDVLKHRLTGSLTTDTMDGSALVPPDGEADAVFDALGLGDYAHVVPELVDSTAECGRVTPEAAVETGLRAGTPVAAGLHDVGACALGAGVTVPGDATVILGTWGQSVVVTGGPDEGTGGLPRRYLGGYLRYRGIRAGAACLDWFVDRFGAEWRTEANERGVDPYEVYEARAASVPAGSNGVLFHPYLNGSTDRPDARGGFYGLDLATSSETMLRAVYEGVATALALGVRDLEVPVSDLRVSGGGARSSLWMQIFADLFDDTVSVPDGTEMGARGAAICGGIAAGVYRSPADAVDEAVTIERTHEPERVRVERYRAIADAFEQAQDGLGAAWGTLMSVSREGVDE encoded by the coding sequence ATGAGTGGACCACATCTGCTCGGGATCGACGCCGGGCTGACGAACGTGAAAGCGGTGGTCTTCGACCGGACGGGTGCGGCCGTCGCGAGCGCGATGACCGAGACGCCGGGCCACTCGCCCGAGCCGGGACGGAACGAACAGGACCACGACGATCTCTGGGCCACGACGGTCGACGTGATCGGCGACGTACTGAGTGCAGACGCGGTCGACGCCGGAACGATCCGGGGGGTCGGCATCGCCGGTCACGGTCACGGCCTCTACGCGCTGGACGACGCGGGCGATCCCGTCTGCGGCGTACAATCGACGGACGACCGCGGGATCGGCGTGTTGGACGAGTGGGAGTCGGACGGTCGGCTCGACGCGGCCGCGGAGCTGCTGGGTTGGCGGCCGTTCGGCGCGGACCCGTACAGTCTGCTCGGGTGGTTCGACCGGGAACGGCCGGCGCTCGCCGAGCGCATCGACACCGTGCTGTTCTGTAAAGACGTGCTGAAACACCGACTCACCGGGAGTCTGACCACGGACACGATGGACGGCTCCGCGCTGGTTCCGCCGGACGGGGAGGCGGATGCGGTCTTCGACGCGCTCGGACTGGGCGACTACGCGCACGTCGTTCCGGAACTGGTCGACAGCACCGCCGAATGCGGGCGGGTAACGCCGGAAGCGGCCGTCGAGACCGGACTCAGAGCGGGAACCCCGGTCGCCGCCGGGCTCCACGACGTCGGCGCCTGCGCGCTCGGTGCCGGCGTCACCGTGCCGGGAGATGCGACCGTCATCCTCGGCACATGGGGGCAAAGCGTCGTCGTGACTGGGGGACCCGACGAGGGGACGGGCGGCCTCCCTCGACGATACCTCGGCGGCTACCTCCGCTATCGCGGGATCCGTGCCGGTGCGGCCTGTCTCGACTGGTTCGTCGACCGGTTCGGCGCGGAGTGGCGCACAGAGGCGAACGAACGCGGCGTCGATCCCTACGAGGTGTACGAAGCGCGCGCGGCAAGCGTTCCCGCCGGGTCGAACGGCGTGCTCTTTCACCCGTATCTCAACGGGTCGACGGACCGTCCAGACGCCCGAGGCGGCTTCTACGGCTTGGATCTGGCGACGAGCAGCGAGACGATGCTCCGGGCGGTGTACGAGGGAGTCGCGACGGCGCTCGCGCTCGGGGTCCGCGACCTCGAGGTGCCGGTCTCCGATCTGCGCGTCAGCGGCGGCGGAGCCCGGAGTTCGCTCTGGATGCAGATCTTCGCCGACCTGTTCGACGACACCGTGTCGGTCCCCGACGGGACCGAGATGGGCGCCCGCGGTGCGGCGATCTGTGGCGGCATCGCCGCGGGCGTATACCGCTCTCCGGCCGACGCCGTCGACGAGGCGGTCACGATCGAACGGACGCACGAGCCCGAGAGAGTGCGGGTCGAACGGTATCGGGCGATCGCCGACGCCTTTGAGCAGGCACAGGACGGCCTCGGCGCGGCGTGGGGAACACTAATGAGTGTTTCTCGGGAAGGTGTGGACGAATGA
- the fba gene encoding class II fructose-bisphosphate aldolase codes for MPYDDGAALSTVYSAARDGGYGFFASNVTHFDILLGLLRGADRVSADAVLQVSRDSAAFYGDGDPAVGLEAFCAYLDRFAERTNVGVFCNVDHVHLPDQRDFLDAVVESGVASSVMVDASDRPFEENVERVSEAVARVRDGDREMLVEAELGRVAGTESGVETVAEDAFYTDPERAVEFVERTGVDLLAVSVGTRHGVASGRDLDVRPDVARDVDEALRDAGHDVPLVVHGASGLSDEQVEALLGAGVPKFNKNTRYQYEYARTAADFYHEHADAIRPPEGVDDDRGSMFAGADWSPEKTSFHPHVVGEAVRDRLADVMADLSEATGSAGQSRYIDR; via the coding sequence ATGCCATACGACGACGGGGCGGCGCTCTCGACAGTCTACTCGGCCGCTCGCGACGGGGGCTACGGCTTCTTCGCGAGCAACGTCACGCACTTCGACATCCTCCTCGGCCTCCTTCGCGGGGCCGACCGCGTCAGCGCCGACGCGGTCCTCCAAGTGAGCCGCGACTCTGCCGCCTTCTACGGCGACGGTGACCCGGCGGTCGGCCTCGAAGCTTTCTGCGCGTATCTCGATAGGTTCGCCGAGCGGACCAACGTCGGCGTGTTCTGCAACGTCGACCACGTCCACCTCCCGGACCAGCGCGACTTTCTCGACGCCGTGGTCGAGTCGGGCGTCGCGTCGTCCGTGATGGTCGACGCCTCGGACCGACCCTTCGAGGAGAACGTCGAGCGAGTGAGCGAGGCCGTCGCCCGAGTCCGCGACGGCGACCGCGAGATGCTCGTCGAGGCGGAGCTCGGTCGCGTGGCCGGCACGGAGAGCGGCGTCGAGACGGTGGCTGAGGACGCCTTCTACACCGATCCAGAGCGGGCCGTCGAGTTCGTCGAACGGACGGGCGTCGACCTGCTCGCCGTCTCCGTAGGCACGCGACACGGCGTGGCGTCGGGCAGGGACCTCGACGTCCGCCCCGACGTCGCGCGTGACGTAGACGAAGCCCTGCGCGACGCCGGCCACGACGTCCCGCTGGTCGTCCACGGAGCGTCCGGCCTCTCTGACGAGCAGGTCGAGGCCCTCCTCGGCGCGGGTGTCCCGAAGTTCAACAAAAACACTCGCTACCAGTACGAATACGCCCGAACGGCGGCCGATTTCTACCACGAGCACGCCGACGCGATCCGACCTCCCGAGGGCGTCGACGACGACAGGGGGTCGATGTTCGCCGGGGCGGACTGGTCGCCTGAGAAGACATCCTTCCATCCGCACGTCGTCGGCGAGGCGGTCCGCGACCGCCTCGCGGACGTGATGGCGGATCTGTCCGAAGCCACCGGAAGCGCCGGCCAGAGCCGCTATATCGACCGATGA
- a CDS encoding aldo/keto reductase — protein MTTEPLPPIGLGTWQNDDPEQCAETVATALEMGYRHVDTARFYGNEAAVGDGIAAADVPREDVFLASKLHPMAEGLAYDEVYDGIEESLSLLGVDALDLVYVHWPVGNYDAAETLSAFDDLVDDGLARHVGVSNFDTELLTEARDALDAPLFANQVERHPMLPRDDLVAHAQEHDYYLVAYSPLGRVEALDLPAVETVAEKHGVSPAQACLAWVTHPENVVAVPKATGSDHLADNLAAADLELDPEDVDRIDAVEARKRFVEREGAPWT, from the coding sequence ATGACGACCGAACCGCTCCCCCCGATCGGACTCGGCACCTGGCAGAACGACGACCCCGAACAGTGCGCCGAAACCGTCGCGACGGCTCTTGAGATGGGGTATCGACACGTCGACACGGCGCGTTTCTACGGGAACGAAGCGGCCGTCGGCGACGGAATCGCCGCCGCCGACGTGCCCCGTGAGGACGTCTTCCTCGCGTCGAAACTCCATCCGATGGCCGAGGGACTCGCCTACGACGAAGTGTACGACGGCATCGAGGAGAGCCTCTCGCTCCTCGGGGTCGACGCGCTCGACCTCGTCTACGTCCACTGGCCGGTCGGCAACTACGACGCCGCGGAGACGCTGTCGGCGTTCGACGATCTCGTGGACGACGGACTCGCCCGCCACGTCGGCGTCTCGAACTTCGATACCGAACTGCTCACCGAGGCCCGCGACGCGCTCGACGCGCCGCTCTTCGCGAATCAGGTCGAACGCCATCCGATGTTGCCGCGGGACGACCTCGTCGCTCACGCGCAGGAACACGACTACTACCTCGTCGCGTACTCGCCGCTCGGCCGCGTCGAGGCGCTCGATCTGCCCGCCGTCGAGACCGTGGCAGAGAAACACGGCGTCTCGCCGGCGCAGGCCTGTCTCGCGTGGGTCACTCATCCTGAAAACGTCGTCGCCGTGCCGAAGGCGACCGGAAGCGACCACTTAGCGGACAACCTCGCCGCCGCCGATCTGGAACTCGATCCGGAAGATGTCGACCGCATCGACGCCGTCGAAGCGCGGAAGCGATTCGTCGAGCGCGAGGGCGCGCCCTGGACGTAA
- the xacR gene encoding HTH-type transcriptional regulator XacR has product MDAKHPVRTTEKTLTLIEELKRRGPAGVTELAEGIDMGKSAVHNHLSTLQDHGYVLKTGNKYQLGLKFLEIGGSIRKSMEFYQVAEPEVKSLADDTGELANLLVEEQGFGVYLMRSKGEDAVDLDTYAGLRTHLHTTALGKAVLAHLPESRVEAIIERHGLEPKTPRSIGSREELFDALESVRDRGYAIDDGERLEGLRCIGAPVKSSSDEVLGAVSISAPTSRVSDEELHGELSERVLSAANVIELNINY; this is encoded by the coding sequence ATGGATGCCAAACACCCAGTCCGAACGACCGAGAAAACGCTCACGCTGATCGAGGAACTGAAGCGGCGAGGTCCCGCCGGCGTCACGGAGTTAGCCGAGGGCATCGATATGGGAAAAAGCGCGGTTCACAACCATCTGAGCACCCTTCAGGACCACGGCTACGTCTTGAAGACGGGGAACAAGTACCAGCTCGGGTTGAAATTCCTCGAGATCGGGGGGTCGATCCGAAAGTCGATGGAGTTCTATCAGGTGGCCGAACCCGAAGTCAAATCCCTTGCGGACGACACGGGTGAACTCGCCAATCTGCTCGTCGAAGAGCAGGGGTTCGGTGTGTATCTGATGCGCTCAAAGGGAGAAGATGCGGTCGACCTCGACACGTATGCCGGTCTCAGAACCCACCTTCACACGACTGCGCTGGGGAAAGCGGTTCTCGCTCATCTCCCCGAGTCGCGGGTCGAAGCGATCATCGAGCGGCACGGACTCGAACCGAAGACGCCCCGCAGTATCGGCTCCCGCGAGGAACTGTTCGACGCGTTGGAGTCAGTTCGAGACCGGGGATACGCGATCGACGACGGCGAACGCCTCGAAGGACTGCGGTGTATCGGAGCTCCCGTCAAGTCCTCATCGGACGAAGTGCTCGGCGCAGTGAGCATCTCTGCCCCTACGAGCCGCGTCAGCGACGAGGAACTTCACGGCGAACTCTCCGAGCGGGTTCTCAGCGCGGCCAACGTCATCGAACTCAACATCAACTACTAG
- a CDS encoding mandelate racemase/muconate lactonizing enzyme family protein, whose protein sequence is MTDAKITGVETYLVANPWKPWVFVELETDAGVTGIAEATTHDKPRTVAAAIEEMSDFFIGKDPFDTEKLWLEMYRDEWFSKNVINTTVCSAVDMACWDIKGKLLDKPVYDLLGGSVHGDELRAYANGWYTDTGGEPEGFARAAERVVDDGYDAMKFDPFGTAWQSMSRKEQNKAVDIVRAVREAVGPDVDLLIECHGRFSAGQAVEIARELDEFDPTWFEEPCPPDSINSLAEVARKSPIPVATGERHMTKHDFFELVTRTDIDVFQPDLMNTGGITEGKKIAGLAEADHVDIAPHNPQGPVAGAIYSHFCTSIPNFRIQEMFQTYDVDWVDDLLVDPLEVEDGYVQMPEGPGYGIELNHDVVREHEYTEDSVHTINLFEKDWEKREVQRR, encoded by the coding sequence ATGACTGACGCAAAAATCACCGGTGTAGAGACGTACCTCGTCGCGAATCCGTGGAAGCCGTGGGTGTTCGTCGAACTGGAGACGGACGCCGGCGTGACCGGAATCGCCGAGGCCACCACACACGACAAACCGCGGACCGTCGCGGCCGCCATCGAAGAGATGTCCGACTTCTTCATCGGCAAGGACCCCTTCGACACCGAGAAACTCTGGCTCGAAATGTACCGCGACGAGTGGTTCTCGAAAAACGTCATCAACACCACCGTCTGCTCCGCGGTCGACATGGCCTGTTGGGATATCAAAGGAAAACTCCTCGACAAGCCCGTCTACGACCTCCTCGGGGGATCGGTCCACGGCGACGAACTCCGCGCGTACGCCAACGGCTGGTACACCGACACGGGGGGCGAGCCCGAGGGGTTCGCCCGTGCCGCCGAACGCGTCGTCGACGACGGCTACGACGCGATGAAGTTCGATCCGTTCGGCACCGCCTGGCAGTCCATGAGCCGCAAAGAACAGAACAAGGCGGTCGACATCGTGCGTGCGGTCCGCGAGGCCGTCGGCCCCGACGTCGACCTGCTCATCGAGTGCCACGGCCGCTTCTCCGCCGGACAGGCCGTCGAAATCGCGCGCGAGTTGGACGAGTTCGATCCGACGTGGTTCGAAGAGCCGTGTCCGCCCGACTCGATCAACAGCCTCGCGGAGGTCGCACGGAAGTCCCCGATCCCCGTCGCGACCGGCGAGCGCCACATGACCAAACATGACTTCTTCGAACTGGTCACTCGGACGGACATCGACGTGTTCCAGCCCGACCTCATGAACACGGGAGGGATAACCGAAGGCAAAAAGATCGCCGGCCTCGCGGAGGCCGACCACGTCGATATCGCCCCGCACAACCCGCAAGGCCCCGTTGCAGGCGCGATCTACTCGCACTTCTGTACGTCTATCCCGAACTTCCGGATCCAAGAGATGTTCCAGACGTACGACGTCGACTGGGTCGACGATCTACTGGTCGATCCCCTGGAGGTCGAGGACGGCTACGTCCAGATGCCCGAGGGGCCGGGGTACGGCATCGAACTGAACCACGACGTCGTCAGGGAACACGAGTACACCGAAGACAGCGTCCACACGATCAACCTCTTCGAGAAAGACTGGGAGAAACGCGAGGTCCAGCGGCGGTAA
- a CDS encoding ABC transporter ATP-binding protein yields MSNLSLRDATKTFNDDGDEIVAVDNLNLEIEDGEFLVLVGPSGCGKSTTLRMVAGLETPTSGSINLGDEPIHRKTPQERDIAMVFQSYALYPHMTVYENMAFGLEESSDLPDDEIDERVHTAAEMLGITDLLDRKPGELSGGQQQRVALGRAIVRDPKVFLLDEPLANLDAKLRAEMRTELQQLQEDLGTTTIYVTHDQTEAMTMSDRIAILDGGTLQQVGTPMQCYHEPANVFVAGFIGEPSMNFFDVTLEDGVLVGDGFEYPLSEEALASVEGTTELVLGIRPENVEIGDDASDLKEFPGVIDVIEPHGNENAVHLRFTEASNDETFTSTVDGMRHLTGGQDVGVSFPEDAIHLFDAATGEALRNRIVEEVEQVQEIGTK; encoded by the coding sequence ATGTCAAACCTCTCGTTGCGAGACGCGACGAAGACATTCAACGACGACGGCGACGAGATCGTCGCGGTGGACAACCTGAACCTAGAGATCGAAGACGGTGAGTTCCTCGTCCTCGTCGGCCCATCAGGCTGTGGGAAGTCGACGACGCTTCGAATGGTCGCTGGATTGGAGACGCCGACCAGCGGGTCGATAAACCTCGGCGACGAGCCCATCCATCGGAAGACGCCCCAGGAACGCGACATTGCGATGGTGTTCCAGTCGTACGCGCTGTACCCGCATATGACCGTATACGAGAACATGGCGTTCGGCCTCGAGGAGTCGAGCGATCTCCCGGACGACGAGATCGACGAGCGGGTCCACACGGCAGCGGAAATGCTCGGTATCACTGACCTCCTCGACCGCAAACCCGGTGAACTCTCGGGCGGGCAACAACAGCGCGTCGCGCTGGGTCGAGCGATCGTCCGCGATCCGAAGGTGTTCCTGCTCGACGAACCGCTCGCGAACCTCGATGCGAAGCTTCGAGCGGAGATGCGGACGGAACTCCAACAGCTTCAGGAGGACTTGGGAACGACCACAATTTACGTCACTCACGACCAGACCGAGGCGATGACGATGTCCGACCGGATCGCGATCCTGGACGGCGGAACGCTCCAGCAGGTCGGGACGCCGATGCAATGTTACCACGAACCCGCGAACGTGTTCGTCGCCGGGTTCATCGGGGAACCGTCGATGAACTTCTTCGACGTGACACTGGAGGACGGCGTCCTCGTCGGGGACGGGTTCGAGTATCCGCTTTCCGAGGAGGCGCTCGCGAGCGTCGAGGGAACGACCGAGTTGGTGTTGGGAATTCGCCCGGAGAACGTCGAGATCGGCGATGACGCCTCCGATCTGAAGGAGTTCCCGGGAGTCATCGACGTGATCGAACCGCACGGCAACGAGAATGCCGTCCACCTGCGATTCACCGAGGCCTCCAATGACGAGACGTTCACGTCGACCGTTGACGGGATGCGACACCTCACCGGGGGACAAGACGTCGGCGTCTCGTTCCCCGAGGACGCGATCCACCTGTTCGACGCCGCGACCGGCGAGGCGCTTCGGAACCGTATCGTCGAGGAAGTCGAGCAGGTCCAAGAAATCGGGACAAAGTAG
- a CDS encoding ABC transporter substrate-binding protein: MPNQGNSGRNGDYLTRRKVLGTGAAGVGVMLAGCSGGDGGDGSSGDGSSGDGSSGDGSSGDGSSGDGQELTDNPMEALHGWTGGDGAEAAAEIVAMYEERYPDYEHQIEPIGGDANENLNATVARRLANRNPPDAFAGWPGLNMTQYGGTLDSLTDIFEEKGWEDVMAPKALDACEMNGEYRAVPLGSHRLNNLFYNVNVLEEAGVNPDDITDWDSFTTARQTIADETDYIPVTTTSIAPWTVLQYWAQIMLGTEGQEAYEAWLAGDGDRAAIARALEKTQDFVETHTNEDRATLSFPEANDKLINGEAGFFTMGNWAAGMYRNADNFEFEEDWGWLPFPGTEGMYVFHLDSFMFPQDGNAPVKAQAFAELIGDAELQVRFNNLKGSIPLRTDIDDSQLDDFLTMNVEHLNNHDQFPRTLAHGLACTPEELDECKGAISANFMGPFNVDDAADALMAVFE; encoded by the coding sequence ATGCCTAATCAAGGTAATTCGGGCAGGAACGGTGACTACCTGACACGGCGGAAAGTACTCGGTACCGGAGCGGCTGGCGTCGGCGTGATGCTCGCCGGCTGTAGCGGGGGCGACGGCGGCGACGGGTCAAGCGGTGACGGATCGAGCGGCGATGGGTCGAGCGGTGACGGGTCGAGCGGCGACGGGTCGAGCGGCGACGGACAGGAGCTGACGGACAACCCGATGGAAGCGCTCCACGGGTGGACCGGCGGCGACGGTGCCGAGGCCGCCGCGGAGATCGTCGCGATGTACGAGGAGCGGTACCCCGACTACGAACACCAGATCGAGCCGATCGGCGGCGACGCGAACGAGAACCTCAACGCGACGGTCGCTCGACGGCTCGCGAACCGCAACCCGCCGGACGCGTTTGCCGGCTGGCCCGGCCTCAACATGACCCAGTACGGCGGTACGCTGGACAGTCTGACGGACATCTTCGAGGAGAAAGGCTGGGAAGACGTGATGGCTCCCAAAGCGCTCGATGCCTGCGAAATGAACGGCGAGTACCGTGCCGTTCCGCTCGGCTCCCACCGGCTGAACAACCTCTTTTACAACGTCAACGTCTTAGAGGAAGCCGGTGTTAACCCCGACGACATCACCGATTGGGACTCCTTTACCACCGCCCGTCAGACTATCGCCGACGAGACGGACTACATCCCGGTGACGACGACGTCGATCGCGCCGTGGACGGTCCTCCAGTACTGGGCGCAGATCATGCTGGGCACCGAGGGTCAGGAGGCGTACGAGGCGTGGCTCGCGGGGGACGGCGATAGAGCGGCGATCGCCCGAGCGCTGGAGAAGACGCAGGACTTCGTCGAGACCCATACGAACGAGGACCGGGCGACCCTCAGCTTCCCGGAGGCCAACGACAAACTCATCAACGGCGAGGCTGGCTTCTTCACGATGGGTAACTGGGCCGCCGGGATGTATCGGAACGCGGATAACTTCGAGTTCGAGGAGGACTGGGGATGGCTTCCGTTCCCGGGCACAGAGGGCATGTACGTGTTCCATCTCGACTCGTTCATGTTCCCCCAAGACGGGAATGCGCCGGTCAAGGCGCAGGCCTTCGCCGAACTGATCGGCGACGCCGAACTGCAAGTCAGGTTCAACAACCTCAAAGGGTCTATCCCGCTCCGGACGGACATCGACGACAGCCAACTGGATGACTTCCTCACGATGAACGTCGAGCACCTCAACAACCACGACCAGTTCCCGCGGACGCTGGCTCACGGGCTCGCGTGTACCCCGGAAGAACTCGACGAGTGTAAGGGCGCGATCTCGGCCAACTTCATGGGTCCCTTCAACGTGGACGATGCGGCGGACGCCCTGATGGCCGTGTTCGAGTAA